The DNA sequence CTGTTTCCAGAGGTTAAGACTGCTCTCCGACAAATGGGACAAGTAGAATTTTCTGATAACCAGCGGTCGATGCAGTGAACATGGTATTCGTGAGAACAAGGCAGTTTTCGAAGCTTGTTGCCTTCAGTGTATTCAGTAATACAAACACTACAGGTTTTCAATGCATCGCTCTCACCAAAATTTCGCATTGCCAGGTTGTCAATCTGTTCTTTGGTGAGTCCTCTTGGTTGgtcatcatcttcctcatttaGGAGGAAAAACTGAGCTAGACTAAGGAAAGGCAAAGAACCGCTCTCTTCAAATGTGACCGAATTCCTGTCTCTATTTCTACCTTCCCGTCTAACACCAGATGAGCTTCCTTCGTTGCTGCCATCATATAATTCAGAGTTAGTTTCTAAACTTTCAAGGCTGgagctgctactgctactgctactggcACCTCCACCAGCACTGGTACTAGCACTGACGCCACCTCCACTACCACTAGTACCCAATCCTGGGTTCTGAAGTTCTGGGTCTTCGAGACTAGGACTTAAGGATGGGCCACTGGGATCTGTATCACTATCACTGTACATGAAGTAACTTAATTCACCAAAACCAGTCATTATCTGCCTTAACATTGTCTGAATTGCCACTGAAGTAGTCTCACTCAATCCCGTATTTAAGATTCTACGGATGGGAATTCTGATAGTGCTGACATAAGTTCTTACTCCTGCTCTCTCTGAACGTGAAAATGTGCGCCTGAACCCTCCACGTTCACTTTCGTAAGTGACCGTGTTGTTTGTTGACTGAGATCTCGAACGAGTTCGACTAGCTATGCTGTCTCTCTGCCTATATTCCCCTGGACGAACTCTTCTCACTTGAAGATCAAGGACTATAGTTGGAGGTCTCTGTCCAGGAGCCAGAGATTCATTACTCCCACTGGTTTCTGAAGAACTCGATGCCTGAGGGATGTTTCTCATGTCAGAAGTTGAAAACGAAATGGCATTTTCATTCGACAGTTCAGTTCCCATCATGTGTTGTCTCAATGTCACATGCTGCCTAGTTCTAGAACTCCCCTCCGACTCATTTCCCACAGAATGCTCCAAAGTCTGAGATGTGACACTGTGATGGCCTCTTCGGGGAAGCTCAGTTACTGAAATCAAAGGTGACCTACTTCTGTCGGTCCTCGCTCGGATCCTCCGTTGCTCTGGACTTCTGCTTCTTGCTCTTCTCTGACCTCTGGGAAGAGATACTTCAGTTAGTTCTTCAAGGACGTTCCTTTCAGGTCCGTGCTGCCTGAGAAATGGCGACTCAGCTCTTGAAGTTTCGATGTCACTATTATTTTCCATATCTTCTCCGATGGAAGGTTCTACCGATGAGTCATTTTCGTTCTCTGAATTTGGGGTCCCGTTACGGTTCACGTTTATTTCCAAACTGAATCTGAAATCACCGCTGTTTGGGTTAGTCCTGCTCACTGCTCTCCAAGACTGATTTCCTCTCTGCCCACTTCTTGTTGTATTTCCAGTCTGACGGACTGAATTAAGCCAGTCTATGATGGAATCACTGTTAGACACATCTTCTGCTGattctagaaggaaaaaaaaaaaataggaactaCAAACATTAGAACTACCAAAAAAATATTACAGCTCCTTATCTCTTCTAAGAATCCAAAACAACCAAATGAGAACTTCAAATATTCAAAGTAGACTTCACCTTGCTGGAATAATACTGATTTCCACGCACACTATTAGCACCTAATCTGAGCACGCTACACAAGGGGACGAGCTCAGGAACAAAAACAGACTGCTGGCTGCAGAGGCCAGATCTTCCCTTCTGAGGCCCTACCTCCCACCGGCAGGGAAACGTCATAAAAGCTGAGGATGCAGAGGCcagaatatttttatttgcttgaGAGGAAGTAACTGTTCTGTGGAAAGGAACTAGTAAGCAATGGGAAAATTCAGTGTAGTTGGGGAAACCAAGAAGAAAAGTTCTCATTTAAACGATCTCGATCTTATTCTATCCCAACAGAACACTGACCAGGCCACTAAAAATAGCACAGCAAATATTTCACTTGTCTGAGAATTCAGGTTCATTTGCTCCCCCATTTCTGCATAATTGACAGTCCCTAGTCAGTACCCAAGTAGTTCCCTTTTCTTAATCTCCCCCAAATATTATGTACCTCTATTGTCATCATTGTTTTGTTGTGGGGGACCTTCTTTAATTTGATGAAGTCTTCTCAATAACTCTTCTTCGGTAATCTCACCTAAAAACAGTTTGAAAATGTTGCTCAATtatagaggaaagagaagcaaTGAATGGTAAGCCTAAAAGGGATGAGACTGAGGTTagtaagcttttaaaaaatcattttggagaggaggagggacagAGAATAAAGGAAGCACACTACTTCATTCTTTTGGGTCTAAAAGGCATCAAGAGTCATGAAAACGCAAATACCCCAAAGAAGAAAGTCAGAGGCAGAGCATGAATCGGCCAATAATAAATACCATAGCAGAGAGGCACCTGGAGGGAAGGGCCTGGGCATGTCAGGAAAAGGCAGAAAGGGGCCAAAGACCAAATTTCACCTACTTCCGCAATTTTGCCTTGGAACTCACATACCTCAGCCCCTCCCCACCATTCCGACCTTACCTCTTATTCTGCACACTTGTTTCATGTGCCACCATCAGGATATGCCTTAAGGTGTCAACTCCTAGTCTAGACTTTGCTCATAAACTGTCTGCTTAACCTATCATTCGTGGCTCTATAGCTAAGGCTAAAACTCAAGTAAGGGCCACACTTATTTCACCCTCTCCATATTCACAGAAGTAGCTTATGCATGTTAGAAACAACATCATCAATTTCTGCATATCTGTACTGTATTCAGAGACCTCAGGGGGATACTCTAAAGAGATGTAAGTCCATCTCAAGAAGCAGTGTTTCACATGAACCACAGCACTCAGGGATCTGTAGTGTCCAAATTCAATGTCCATGTTACTATCACCCTCTAAAAAAGAGGATAACAGTAAGATGATAATTAAACACCATTCACTGCTAGTCAGTATGTGGCAAATGGTAATAAAATAGCTGTGAATAAGATCAGACAACACAAAACAATGGTTAGTCAACTCAAGAATCATTCTATTATATGCAtgtaaaccaggggtggggacccTGGGGCCTAGAGCCACATGtcgccctctaggtcctcaagtgcggctgtctgactgaatctgaacttcacGGAACAAGTTtgctcagtcaaagggctgcacctgaggacccagaggaccacatgtggcctccggGCCccccagattccccacccctgatataaaacctttgggcaagtcatctaaacTCGCTGGCCCACAGCTTCCACATCTGTAACATAAAGAGGGGACTAGACAAGATGacttgaagtcccttccagaacTAAACTTATGATTCTATAAACAGTAGCACCAAATTATTGTAATCATTCAAATAGAGCAATACAATGGTTAAAGAAACTATCTGactgaaaaatcaaattaaactCTTTTAAAGTCATTAACTTACAAGTGTAGATCTTCCAAATTGCACAGAACATACCTGGGGTACCTAGCAAATTGTTATCCCTCATAAGTCTATAGTCTTCTTCGCTCAGATTATTTACAAAGTGGTAGAAAGCTTCTTCTCGATCCAATCGATCCAGCTGTCGCCTACGTTGTGATTCAGACTGATCAGCACTGCCTTTATCATTAGAATCGGAGCTTTCCATTgtgatgaatgaatggaaaattatctaagagaaggagggaggaaaagagattgCTCATCTTGAAAACAGCATACAGATCAACCTAAAAATAGTCACTTACCCTCTTCCTACCATTAATATCGACAGACTCTACCAGATAGATGAATATACTCTATATGACTTAGAAAGCTGCCTCAAGATTTTATGCTAAGAAATTAAGTTTGCTAACAAAGTTTTAAGTATATGAGTAGCTATCCAACAGCTAACCCTTGAGAAGTACAGGTATATACTTCTGAGTAAGTATTCAGAAAATATAGAAGCTCGCCAGGAAAATTCAGTAACCATACGAACTCACAGGAATATTCTGCCAGGTTTCTATGTGGTCAGCTAGCAATTTTCCATGCTAATGAAACTGTACATTTTATGGAATCTAAAAACTGTGAACgatacaaaaattaattttatttagtttatGCTCCCCTCCACCTTCCCACTTAATTATATTTGGATTAAGCCAACATTCAAATTAGCCTGCATTCCACAAGCAACCAACCAACAATGgcggaagaggggagaggaggggacaaGGCAGTCTTTCAAATCTGCGACAGGCATGGTATTAAAAGTTGGTTTACTACAAGGTTTTCTTTAATTTACCAAAGAGACTGGGAAAAgttcttttgacaaaataaattggggaaaaacaaTTCATGTCTTGTATGCATGTGAACATGGAAGAAGTTTGCACATATGAAGATCACATGGCAAAAGTCACTACTGGAGATAAAAAACTTCCC is a window from the Notamacropus eugenii isolate mMacEug1 chromosome X, mMacEug1.pri_v2, whole genome shotgun sequence genome containing:
- the RLIM gene encoding E3 ubiquitin-protein ligase RLIM; this translates as MESSDSNDKGSADQSESQRRRQLDRLDREEAFYHFVNNLSEEDYRLMRDNNLLGTPGEITEEELLRRLHQIKEGPPQQNNDDNRESAEDVSNSDSIIDWLNSVRQTGNTTRSGQRGNQSWRAVSRTNPNSGDFRFSLEINVNRNGTPNSENENDSSVEPSIGEDMENNSDIETSRAESPFLRQHGPERNVLEELTEVSLPRGQRRARSRSPEQRRIRARTDRSRSPLISVTELPRRGHHSVTSQTLEHSVGNESEGSSRTRQHVTLRQHMMGTELSNENAISFSTSDMRNIPQASSSSETSGSNESLAPGQRPPTIVLDLQVRRVRPGEYRQRDSIASRTRSRSQSTNNTVTYESERGGFRRTFSRSERAGVRTYVSTIRIPIRRILNTGLSETTSVAIQTMLRQIMTGFGELSYFMYSDSDTDPSGPSLSPSLEDPELQNPGLGTSGSGGGVSASTSAGGGASSSSSSSSSLESLETNSELYDGSNEGSSSGVRREGRNRDRNSVTFEESGSLPFLSLAQFFLLNEEDDDQPRGLTKEQIDNLAMRNFGESDALKTCSVCITEYTEGNKLRKLPCSHEYHVHCIDRWLSENSTCPICRRAVLTSGNRESIV